CTGAAAATGGCAGCAGCCAAGAGTCCAAGCAGCCTGAGTTTTCAGGAGATGAGGAAACCCTAATTATCAGAATGTATAATTTGGTTGGAGAAAGgtaatttcatttcattgtTCCCCTTTTCAtagtttattttctgtttttttttttggataattgtaattttgaaaattaatatatataatatatatatatatatagttcattACATATAATGAATACCTGATATTTCCGAACTTTCAGGTGGTCTCTGATTGCTGGAAGAATTCCTGGAAGAAGTGCTGAAGAAATCGAGAAATACTGGAATTCCAGACACTCTACTAGTCAATAACAAGCCCAAGATTCGATCTGTACTAGTCTTTTGTCGGTGCTGTTAACGCTCGGACATATGGGATTTCAGCATTTCCTTTGAGAGGGTAATCAACCAAATGTACCATCAATTCTAAATTTGGGCGGGTTGCATTTTTGTGCAACAGAACTCTTATTCAAAAGGTTAATTTGGTGTATGATCTTAAGCTTTGTgacattaattaaatctattaCATGATGAATTGAtttgcataaaaataagttggccCAAAAAAACTCAAGCAAGtcaaaaagaaggaaaaaaaatacaaagccTATGGTGCTCCCAGGGGTCCAATTCAGGACGAAGCCCATAAGGCTTGGGAGGCCTAGAGTAACCAACGGGCGCGCTCCCAAAAGATAAATTCTCCAAAGAAATTCAATCCACCCAAATTAAAGAGAGCTATAATTCAGAAAAGTTTTACAGacccacaaaaaaattaagaaatttgaagTCCCCCAACCAAGTATTTCCTAATATAGGGTAATTAACCAAATGTAccatcaattataaatttaggaATTTTAGTGCAGATTTTGTGCAACATAACTCTTATTCAAAAGGTTAATTTGGTGAATTATCATAAACTTttgtgatattaattaaatcaattatataataaatattttaattttttttttaaatatcccCTGTGCCTAGATGGGGTTTGACTGACGCTACCtatttataaatcaaatttcaaagttaCAAATAATTTCGAAATATAAATTGGAGTAtacttcataaaattaattcttgattttaagatagggaattttcaattttggtgaATCCATTTTgggttaaaaattattatttaatagtaGCAATGAGgttcaatattaatttgggggaaaattgtaatttacgttcataatttacccctttttttattttaatctcaTTGTTTTAcaactcaacaaatttagcCCTACAAATCcaaagaaattgcaatttacttccACTACAGATTTTCGTTAAATTGTTAATGGAAGGAGCACGATTCCTGCCATTAATAATTTAACGAGAATGAACAGGCAAGCTAATAAGTTGGTCTCCTACTATATAGaggataattttattcaatataatattaacataatgagattttattttttggtgaatttttttatcgTGTTTTTAGTTATACTGATTGTTGTATGTCACGGACAAAGCTCATTAACCACAGAAATGAATAAAGTTCGGTGGCGCATTTGATGACGattatgaaaccaacttttgaacATTGGTTTAGAATGTTTTAAGTCAGAGAATACTTAAAAATGGGTATTGAGAATtttatagagacttgcaccgAGTGTTCTATTCGTATGATGAGTGTCGCGTTTCAACGAGAACAGACATGTGGTGTCAATGGACTTTAGTGGGTGCTTGACAAGGGATTGTCAAGTtcactgaactgactcgccaAAGTTGTCATATGGAAGGCCATGAGGTATAATCGGTACGATTAAAATACCTTGGCTGCGATAGTATGAGAATTAGTCCTTTgacttgaaaaattagaaataccTTTGTTATGTCCTAGCTGTATCTTAGTTTTGACTGATGTGGCTGCATAAATACGTGGCTACCAAAAAGCTCTATTTCAATGCAGTTTTAACATGCATGGAGTGTTCCAAAATTGACATTATCGCCCATCATTAGATGATGGTGATCTCCTAAATTCTCTAGATTGTGTACTCTTTATAAATTCATGGC
This genomic stretch from Sesamum indicum cultivar Zhongzhi No. 13 linkage group LG16, S_indicum_v1.0, whole genome shotgun sequence harbors:
- the LOC105178506 gene encoding MYB-like transcription factor ETC1; translated protein: MADDRFHKSIATKEAAVGSTAENGSSQESKQPEFSGDEETLIIRMYNLVGERWSLIAGRIPGRSAEEIEKYWNSRHSTSQ